Sequence from the Sphingomicrobium clamense genome:
TTGATCGGGCCGCGTGAGGAGGGGACGGTGTCGCGCTTCGGTCGCGGCCTGCTTGCGCTCGCGATCACCGGCCTGATCGTCGAGGTCACGCTGATGCCGCTCGCGCTCTACCATTTCCACAAGGCCGGGCTGTACGGGGTCATCGCAAACCTGGTCGCGATTCCGCTGACGACCTTCGTGATCATGCCAATGCTGGCGCTCGCTTTACTATTCGACCTGGTCGGGCTGGGCGCGCCTTTCTGGTGGGTGGCAGGCATATCGCTCGACCTGTTGATGTGGGTCGCCGAGACCGCGTCGGGAGCCAAGGGTGCGGTGGCGATGGTGCCGACCATGCCGACATGGGCATTCGCCGCCTGCATCCTGGGCGGGCTGTGGGTGTTCCTCTGGCGACATCGGGTGCGCTGGCTGGGGATCTTCCCGATCGTGATCGGGCTGCTGACCGCCGCCGTCCAGAGCGCGCCGGACCTCCTGATCACCGAAGACGGCCGCCATCTTGCCGTGGTCGAGGACGGACAACCCGTCATGCTGCGTAGCCGCAGCGGCGACTTCATCCGCGACATGCTGTCCGAGGCATCGGGTTATGATGGCAATCCCACCGCGCTGGACGACAGCCGTTTCGCCCGCTCCAATGGCGACGCCTGTGTGGCCCGGATCGAGCGGGAAGGCGACCAGCTCGACCTGCTCGCGATCCGGAGCCGCGATTTCATCCTGTGGAGCGAATTGGTCGCTGCCTGCGAAGCTGCCGACATCGTCGTGGCAGACCGGCGCCTGCCCGAGGCCTGCACGCCGCGGTGGCTCAAACTCGATCGCGCCGCGCTCGAAGAGACGGGCGGGATCGCAATTTCGCTTGGGCACAAGCGGCAAGTCGACACGGTCCATGCAGTCCGCACCGACCATCCCTGGCGCTAGGCGCTACTCCTCGGCTTCCTCGACGACGTAGACCGCAAACTCGTTTCCGGCGGGGTCGACTGCGTGGAAGCGGCGCCCCCCGGGAAAGGCGAAGATCGGGCGCACGATACGTCCACCCGCGGCTTCGACATCCGACAAAGCTGCCTCCAGGTCTTCGACGCGGATCACCGGCAGCGGTTTGTCGATCGCGTCGTCACCGGTGACGCCCGACAGGCCGACATCGGTATCGCCGGTCGTAGTCGCGCTATAGTCGGGACCGAAATCGGTGAACGTCCAGCCAAAGGCGTCGGCATAGAAGTCGCGGGTCTTGCCGACCGTCTCGGGATCGGCGGCAGGCAGTTCGAAATAGTCGAGGCGGGCAGTCACGTCTTTCTCCACCGATACGAGCGCGTCCGTGTCGTCATCGGGCACATGCTCGACGCTGCAACCGGCGAGAAGGCCGGCTGCAGCAGCAAGGAACAGTTTTTTCATCGGTCAGTAGCGGCGGATGATGCCGGCAAGGCGGCCCTGTACGCGCACCCGGCCTTCCTCGTAGCGCTGCGCCTGGTGGGTCGGGTTGGCCGGGTCGAGCCGGATGGTCGCGCCCTCGCGCCGCCACGTCTTGAGCGTCGCTTCCTCTTCGTCGACCAGGGCCACGACGATCTCGCCATCGCGCGCGCTGTCGACCTTGCGGATCAGCGCGAAATCGCCGTCGAGAATGCCTTCCTCGATCATCGAATCGCCCGACACTTCGAGCGCATAATGTTCGCCCGGTCCGAGGAGGGCGGCAGGGACCTGGAAACCTTCGGTACCCTGCAGCGCCTCGATGGGGGTGCCCGCCGCAATCCGTCCGTGAAGGGGGATCTCGATCACGTCGTTCGCGGGGGCGGGGACGACAGGCATCGCGGCGGGGGTCGGTGCCGCTTCCATGCCGTCGGGAAGCTTGATGACTTCGAGCGCGCGTGCGCGATTGGGGAGGCGGCGAATGAATCCGCGCTCCTCCAGCGCACCGATCAGGCGATGGACACCCGACTTGGACGCCAGCCCCAAGGCCTCGCGCATTTCATCGAAACTGGGCGAAACGCCGTCGTCGTTGAGACGCGAATTGATGAAGGCGAGCAATTCCTTCTGCTTGGCGGTCAACATGTGCACCCCTCGTCACTGGTAAACGAATAGGGAACAGTTAGAGAACGTATTGCGCCTCTGTCAAGTCGTTTTGCTATCGCAAATGCGCAAGAAAGCGCTCAGCATGGCGTGACCATGTTCGCTCGCGACGCTTTCGGGATGGAATTGAATACCATGCGCCGGCGCGTGCTCGTGACGCATGGCCATGACCAGCCCGTCATCGCTCCACGCATTGGGTCTTAGCGGTGAATACGGTTCCGGGACGGCCAGCGAATGGTATCGCGTTGCATCTAGCGGGCTGGGGAGTCCTTCGAAGACGCCGCTCTGATCATGACACACGCGCGCGACCTTGCCGTGCACGGGAGCCACGCGGTCGACCTTCGACCCGCAAGCCAGCGCCAGCGCCTGATGACCCAGGCAAATCCCGAGATAGGGGCGGCGGTCGTCGACGGCCGCGGCAGCGAGCGAGACGCTGATCCCGGCGTCTTGCGGCGTACCGGGCCCGGGGGATACGAGAATGCCGTCGTCACCTCGAGCCATCGCCTGCTCGACGCTCAGCGCATCGGCGCGGACGACGTCGACCTCAGCGTCCAGCGACCGGAGATAGTCGACCAGCGTGAAGGTGAAACTGTCGTAATTGTCGAGGACCAGGATCGACGGCGCAGCCATAAGCGCGGCGCCTTACTGGCCCCCGCCGGTGATGCGCTGGCGCGTTGCGGCAATGACGCTTTCATTGCGGCTCACCCCGACATCCTCGCGCACGGCGCGAAGGAACTGTTCGGTCAGCTCGTTCCCGAACACCTGGCGGAAGCCTTGCGACGTCTGCGAGACGAGTCCGGGATTGGTCGTCGCGTCGCCGCGCTCGATCCCGACCGTCTTGACGACGTAGATGCCTTCGTTGGTAGCGCCGCCCGTCACCCGCGACTGACCCTCGGTGAGGTTGAACATCATCTGCACCGGCGCGGGGACATTGCCCTGGAATTGCGCGAGGTCCATGCGGCGGAATTCGATTTCGCGAACGGCGGGCAGGTCGATGCCTTCGTCCGCCTCCGCCTTGGCGACGGCATCGCTGGTGGACGCGCCACCGGCCATGGCCTGCTGGATCGCGGTGGCCACGCGGCGGGCAGCGGCCAGCGCCTCGCGCTCGATAAGGTCCTGGCGAACCCGATCGCGAATTTCGGCCAAGGGAGCGGGCGCGGCCTCGATGATGTCGCCGACCGCAACCATGACGAAGCCCTCATCCTCTCCGACCACGGCGACTTCTGGATCGTCGCCCGCGAACATCTGGAACCCGTTGGTCAGCGCCTGCTGATAGCCATCGGGCAAGCGATAGTCCGGGTTGTCGAGGTCGCGGCCGCTGGCGGTGATGGCCGGGGTCTCGGTGATCGTCAGGCCGGTTTCGGCAGCGGCTTCGGTGAAGCTCGCTCCGTCGCGGATCAGGTCTTCGAAGTCGGCGACCTTTTCGGACAGCGACGCCTGGCGCTGGGCGGCGCGTAAATCCGCGATCACCTGCGCGCGGGCTTCGGCAGGCGAAGTGCCTCCCTCACTGCGGATCGAGTCGACGCGAACCACGTGCCAGCCGAACGACGAACGGACCGGGCCGACGATCGAGCCGGCGTCGACGCTGTTGGCAAAGACGGCTGCCGCCACACCCTCGGAGGTAAGGTCTTCGAACTGCTCACGCGTCTGCGGTCCGACCGAGACGTCGGCAGCCGAAAAGCCCTGCGGGGCCACGGCGTCGGCAAAGCTGCCCTCGCGCGCGGCATCGGCCACCATGACCGCCGTCGCTTCGTCGGGAAGCACGACCTGGCTGATCACGCGGATGTCCTGCGAGGAGAATTCGGAAGCGCGCGCATTGAGCGACGCGGTGATTTCCGCTTCGGACGGCTCGGCGACCGACACGCTGTCGGGCGTGATAGCCGCAAAGCGCAGGACGCGCTGTTCGGGCACCATGTAGCGGACCGCCTGCGCGCGGTAGAAGCCCTGGATCTGTTCGTCGGTCGGATCGATCCCGGCCGCGAACGGTGCGGCGGGGACCATGACCACCTCGGCCTCGCGACGCTCGAGCAGCATCGACGCGTAGGGACGCGCGATGCCGTTGGGGACGCGCACCTCGGCCGCCACCGGCACCAGCATCAGCCGGTTGAGCAACTGTAGTCGGAATTCATCACGGATCTGCGCATCGGTCAGGCGGGCCTGCGACAGGAAGGCGCGATAGGCCGCGTCGGAGAATTTGCCGTCCGCGCCAGTGACGTTCGGAAGGCGCGCTATCTCGGCGTCGATCAGACGCTTGGACAGGATGAAGCCGTTATCCTTGGCGAACGCCTGCAGCGCTCGTTCGGTGATGAGGCTTTCGAGGATGGGGTCGAAGAGCGGGTCGAGATCGGGATAGTCGGCCTCAGGGTTCTGCTGACGCTGGCGCGCGAGTTCCTGCTCGAGCGCGTCGCTCATCTGGCGATCGGTCACCGGTTCGCCGCCTGCTTCGGCAAGGTTGCTCGTCCGCGCGCCGCCGCCGACACCCACATTGCTGATATCCGCCATCGCGAAAGAAAAGACGATAACGGCGCCGATCACGATGATGATGGCCATGCCGACCTTGCTGTTCGACATGTTGCGGAAAGCTGAAATCATGGCAGGGGGCGACTTTCGCGGTTCTGGAAGTTGGCGACCGCTTTAGAGAGCGGCCATTCGAGTTTCAACCGAACTGGCACTTGGCCCGTCAAAATCAAGATGCTAGGCCCCCGCGGTCCGATTTCGAAGGGGAGGCTGGGACATGGCGCGGCGCAAGCTGATCGCGGGAAACTGGAAGATGCACGGGATCGCGGGCGATCTCGGTGAAATCACGCGAATCTCGATGGCGTCGGAAACGCTGTCCGACATCGATACGGCCATCTGCGTGCCGGCGACGCTGATCGAGCGAGCCTCGGAAGCCGCGCCGGGCTTCGTTATTGGCGGGCAGGACGTTCATGCCGAACCGCGGGGAGCCTTCACCGGATCGATCTCGGCGGCCATGCTGGTCGATGCCGGGGCCGAAACCGTCATCGTCGGTCACAGTGAACGGCGCGAGGCCTTTGGCGAGACCGATGCGCAGGTCGCTGCCAAGGCGGCCGCCGCGCTCGCGGCAGGGCTCGATGTCATCGTCTGCTGCGGCGAGAGCCTCGACGTCCGCGAGGCCGGAAACGCGCTGGAGACGGTCGGCAAGCAGATCGTCGCGTCGCTCCCGGGTGAAATTCCTGAGGGAAAATTGTCGGTGGCCTACGAACCGATCTGGGCGATCGGCACCGGAAAGGTCGCCGGTCCGGACGAGATTCGCGAGATGCACGCTCACCTTCGCGGCGAGTTGGGCAAAGCGCGCGGCGAAACGTTCGCGAACGAAACGAAAATCCTCTATGGAGGTTCGGTGAAAGGCGAGAATGCGGGGGACATTCTGCATCTCGACCATGTCGACGGGGCGCTCGTGGGTGGAGCGAGCCTCACCGCCGACCAGTTCATCCCGATCATGAATGCAGCTGCACGGTAACGTTCAGCTAGGTTTCATGTCGAAACTGTATAAAAGACCTAATGAATTCAAAGGGAAGGGTTACATGAAGAAGATTATTACTGCACTTGGTGTTGGCGCGCTCGTCGCCGTGGCTCCGGTTTCGCCTGCGTTCGCACAGGCTCTCGAAATCGTCGATCCGCAGGGTGAAAAGGTTGGCCACATGGTCAGCATGGACACCGAAACCGGCATGATCACGCTCAAGACCGACAAGTATGAAATCGTCCTGCCGAAGACGAGCTTTACGCCCAATGGCGAGACGATGATGATCGCGATGACGCAGGCCGAGCTCAACGCCGAAGTCGAGCGTGGCAAGAAGGAACTCGCCGACACGGTCTCGATCGGTCGCGACGTTCGTGACGCCGACCTCGTCGCTGCCGGCACCATCGAAGCGATGACTGCCGATGCCGCGATGATCCGCCTGACCAACAACACGGTCGTGGCTGTGCCGCTCAATGGCATCACGCCGCACCTCGAAGGCGCGATCCTTGGCTACCGCGTGGCCGACCTTGCCCCGCACGGTGTCGAACTGACCCCGGAGCAGGTGCAGGAGCAGGTTGCCGCTGCGGCTGAAGCCGCCGCCGAAGCCGAAGCCGATGCCTCGGCAGGTGCGCCGGCCGCCGGTGACGCCGCCGCCCAGTAAAGCGACGCACACAGTGAAAGATGAGGGCCGGGTCGTTCGCGAACCGGCCCTTTTCTTATGATCGATTGAAATATTCGGTGAGCGGCCCTAGATGGCTGCCGATACGGAAACTTCCTAAGACGAGACCCAAGACATGCTGTTCACCTTCCTCCTCATCGTCCAAACGCTGGTTGCGCTTGCGCTGGTGTCGGTCATCCTGATGCAGCGCTCGGAAGGCGGCGGGCTTGGTGTCGGCGGATCCTCGTCGGGCCTCATGACGGCGCGCGGCGCGGCAGACTTACTGACCCGTTCGACCGCGATCTTGGCGACGATCTTCGTCGGACTCTCGATCACGCTTGCCGCGGTCGCCAGCACGCGTGGCGACACGCAGACGATCGACACCTCGCTGGTCGGTGAAACCGCGCCGACACAGCAGACTGCGCCGCAGCCGGCTCCGGCCGAGCCGGTCGACGAGAATGGCGTGCCGCTGGCCCAGTAGGTCGGCCGACCCGTCAAATCTTCACTCGGGGTCCTGCGGGGCCCCGATTTTTTTGCGTTTTCGATGATTTGGGTGCTTGCCAGCAGGGGCCAACCGCCCCTAAGGCTCGACTCCCATGGCGCGGTTCATTTTCATCACCGGCGGCGTGGTCTCCTCGCTTGGCAAAGGTCTTCTCGCAGCGTCCCTCGGGGCGCTTCTCCAGGCGCGTGGCTACAAGGTCCGCATCCGTAAGTTCGACCCGTATCTCAACGTGGATCCGGGCACGATGTCCCCTTACCAGCATGGCGAGGTCTACGTGACCGACGACGGGGCGGAAACCGACCTCGACTTGGGCCATTACGAACGCTTTACCGGCGTCTCTGCGCGCCAGAGCGATAACGTCACTTCGGGCCGCATCTACTCTGACATCATCGCCAAAGAGCGCCGCGGCGACTATCTGGGCGCGACGGTGCAGGTCGTTCCGCACGTCACCAACCAGATCAAGGAATTCGCGCAGAACGATATCGATGGCCTCGACTTCGTCATCTGCGAAATCGGCGGCACGATCGGAGACATCGAAAGCCTGCCCTTCATCGAGGCGCTGCGCCAGCTTAAGAATGATCTCGGCACTGGCCAGACCGTCTTCGTCCACACGACCCTGGTCCCCTACATCGCGGCGGCGGGCGAGCTGAAGACCAAGCCGACCCAGCACAGCGTACGCGAGCTGACCAGCTACGGCATTCAGCCGCAGGTGCTGCTGTGCCGTTCCGAGCATCCGATTCCGGACAATGAGCGCCGCAAGATCGCCTTGTTCTGCAACGTGCCCGAAAGCGCGGTTATCCAGGCCTTGGACGCGCGCTCGATTTACGACGTGCCGCTCTCCTACCATCGCGAAGGTCTGGACGGCGAAGTGCTCAAGGCGTTCGGGATCGACCCGGCCAAGACGAAGCCCGATCTCACGCGCTGGACCGATATCATGGAGCGTGTCGACCATCCCGAGGGCGAGGTCACGATCGGCGTGGTCGGCAAATATGTCGCGCTGCCCGATGCCTACAAGTCGCTTCGCGAAGCGCTGGTCCATGGCGGCTTTGCCAACAAGGTGAAGGTCAACATCAAGTGGCTCGACGCCGAGATGTTCGAGGGTGAGCCCGAAGATCTCGCTGCCGAGCTCGAACCGCTCCACGGCATCCTCGTGCCCGGCGGGTTCGGCGAACGTGGGAGCGAAGGCAAGATCGCGGCGATCAAGTTCGCGCGCGAACGCAAGATCCCGTTTCTCGGCATCTGCCTCGGCATGCAGATGGCGTGCATCGAAGCCGCGCGCCACCAGGCGGGGATCAGCGACGCGACCACCACCGAATTCGGTGAGGAAGGCGAGCCGATCGTCGGTCTCATCACCGAATGGATGAGCGAAGAGGGCCTCCAGAAGCGCAGCGCGACGACCGATCTAGGCGGCACGATGCGTCTCGGCGCCTATGACGCCAAGCTCTCGCCCAATTCGAAGGTCGCCGCGCAATATGGCGAGACCGACATTTCGGAGCGTCACCGCCACCGCTACGAGGTCAACTCGCATTACATTCCCAAGCTCGAGGAAGGCGGCCTGATCTTCTCCGGCATGAGCCCCGATGGCGAGCTTCCCGAAATCGTCGAACGGCCGGACCACCCCTGGTTCATCGGCGTCCAGTTCCACCCGGAGTTGAAGAGCCGCCCGTTCGACCCGCATCCCCTGTTCACCGGCTTCATTGGCGCCAGCCTCGAGCATAGCCGCCTGATGTAGTCTTGAAGGGCCACGGCCCGTTACCTAGGTTCCGAACCATGTCCGATATCAAGCACACCAAACTTCTCGTCCTCGGGTCCGGCCCCGCCGGTTACACCGCCGCCATCTATGCCGCGCGTGCGGGGCTCAAGCCCATCGTCGTGCAGGGTGTCCAGCCCGGCGGCCAGCTGACCACCACCACCGATGTCGAGAATTATCCCGGCTTCCGCAACGTCATCCAGGGTCCCTGGCTGATGGAAGAGATGAAGGCGCAGGCCGAGCATGTCGGGACCGAGACGGTGTGGGACCACATCAACGAGGTCGACCTGGAATCGCGCCCGTTCCGCCTGAAGGGCGATGCGGGCGAATATACGTGCGACACGCTGGTCATCGCGACGGGTGCGCAGGCCAAGTGGCTGGGACTGCCGAGCGAAGAACACGCCAAGGGCAAGGGCGCGAGCGCCTGTGCGACCTGTGACGGCTTCTTCTATCGCGGCAAGAAGGTCGCGGTCATCGGCGGCGGCAATACTGCGGTCGAGGAAGCACTCTACCTCACCAACCATTCGGACGACGTCACGCTGATCCATCGCCGCGACGAGCTGCGCGCGGAGAAAATCCTGCAGGATCGCCTTTTCGCCAACGAGAAGATCAAGGTGCTGTGGGATCATACGGTCGAGGAATTCGTCCTCGACGGCGATCCCGAGGGCCTCGTCGGTCTCGACGTGAAAAGCACCAAGACGGGCGAGGTCAGCCGCGTCGAGTGCGAAGGCGCCTTCGTGGCCATCGGCCATGCGCCGGCGACCGAGCTATTCCAGGGCAAGCTCGCGATCGACAGCGACGGCTATATCGAGGTCGAACCCGGCACACCGCGCACCTCGATCCCGGGCGTCTATGCCTGCGGCGATGTCATGGACAAGCATTACCGCCAGGCCGTGACCGCGGCGGGCACGGGCTGCATGGCCGCGCTCGATGCCGAGCGCTACCTTGCGGAACTGGAGTTCGCCGAGAAGGAAGCGGCCGAGTAGCTACTCGCTGGAGCGCGACACGATCCAGCGGTCTTCGGGGTCCGTGACATTGGTCGCGGTCCAGCTGCCGTCTTCGCGAAGGTCGCTGTAGGCGTAACAGGCTTCTTCAGCACCTTCGTTCGTGATGCAGAAGCCTTCGTCGGTCATCGAATAGGT
This genomic interval carries:
- a CDS encoding VOC family protein → MKKLFLAAAAGLLAGCSVEHVPDDDTDALVSVEKDVTARLDYFELPAADPETVGKTRDFYADAFGWTFTDFGPDYSATTTGDTDVGLSGVTGDDAIDKPLPVIRVEDLEAALSDVEAAGGRIVRPIFAFPGGRRFHAVDPAGNEFAVYVVEEAEE
- the lexA gene encoding transcriptional repressor LexA; its protein translation is MLTAKQKELLAFINSRLNDDGVSPSFDEMREALGLASKSGVHRLIGALEERGFIRRLPNRARALEVIKLPDGMEAAPTPAAMPVVPAPANDVIEIPLHGRIAAGTPIEALQGTEGFQVPAALLGPGEHYALEVSGDSMIEEGILDGDFALIRKVDSARDGEIVVALVDEEEATLKTWRREGATIRLDPANPTHQAQRYEEGRVRVQGRLAGIIRRY
- a CDS encoding anthranilate synthase component II; the protein is MAAPSILVLDNYDSFTFTLVDYLRSLDAEVDVVRADALSVEQAMARGDDGILVSPGPGTPQDAGISVSLAAAAVDDRRPYLGICLGHQALALACGSKVDRVAPVHGKVARVCHDQSGVFEGLPSPLDATRYHSLAVPEPYSPLRPNAWSDDGLVMAMRHEHAPAHGIQFHPESVASEHGHAMLSAFLRICDSKTT
- a CDS encoding peptidylprolyl isomerase; translated protein: MISAFRNMSNSKVGMAIIIVIGAVIVFSFAMADISNVGVGGGARTSNLAEAGGEPVTDRQMSDALEQELARQRQQNPEADYPDLDPLFDPILESLITERALQAFAKDNGFILSKRLIDAEIARLPNVTGADGKFSDAAYRAFLSQARLTDAQIRDEFRLQLLNRLMLVPVAAEVRVPNGIARPYASMLLERREAEVVMVPAAPFAAGIDPTDEQIQGFYRAQAVRYMVPEQRVLRFAAITPDSVSVAEPSEAEITASLNARASEFSSQDIRVISQVVLPDEATAVMVADAAREGSFADAVAPQGFSAADVSVGPQTREQFEDLTSEGVAAAVFANSVDAGSIVGPVRSSFGWHVVRVDSIRSEGGTSPAEARAQVIADLRAAQRQASLSEKVADFEDLIRDGASFTEAAAETGLTITETPAITASGRDLDNPDYRLPDGYQQALTNGFQMFAGDDPEVAVVGEDEGFVMVAVGDIIEAAPAPLAEIRDRVRQDLIEREALAAARRVATAIQQAMAGGASTSDAVAKAEADEGIDLPAVREIEFRRMDLAQFQGNVPAPVQMMFNLTEGQSRVTGGATNEGIYVVKTVGIERGDATTNPGLVSQTSQGFRQVFGNELTEQFLRAVREDVGVSRNESVIAATRQRITGGGQ
- the tpiA gene encoding triose-phosphate isomerase, producing MARRKLIAGNWKMHGIAGDLGEITRISMASETLSDIDTAICVPATLIERASEAAPGFVIGGQDVHAEPRGAFTGSISAAMLVDAGAETVIVGHSERREAFGETDAQVAAKAAAALAAGLDVIVCCGESLDVREAGNALETVGKQIVASLPGEIPEGKLSVAYEPIWAIGTGKVAGPDEIREMHAHLRGELGKARGETFANETKILYGGSVKGENAGDILHLDHVDGALVGGASLTADQFIPIMNAAAR
- the secG gene encoding preprotein translocase subunit SecG; protein product: MLFTFLLIVQTLVALALVSVILMQRSEGGGLGVGGSSSGLMTARGAADLLTRSTAILATIFVGLSITLAAVASTRGDTQTIDTSLVGETAPTQQTAPQPAPAEPVDENGVPLAQ
- a CDS encoding CTP synthase, producing the protein MARFIFITGGVVSSLGKGLLAASLGALLQARGYKVRIRKFDPYLNVDPGTMSPYQHGEVYVTDDGAETDLDLGHYERFTGVSARQSDNVTSGRIYSDIIAKERRGDYLGATVQVVPHVTNQIKEFAQNDIDGLDFVICEIGGTIGDIESLPFIEALRQLKNDLGTGQTVFVHTTLVPYIAAAGELKTKPTQHSVRELTSYGIQPQVLLCRSEHPIPDNERRKIALFCNVPESAVIQALDARSIYDVPLSYHREGLDGEVLKAFGIDPAKTKPDLTRWTDIMERVDHPEGEVTIGVVGKYVALPDAYKSLREALVHGGFANKVKVNIKWLDAEMFEGEPEDLAAELEPLHGILVPGGFGERGSEGKIAAIKFARERKIPFLGICLGMQMACIEAARHQAGISDATTTEFGEEGEPIVGLITEWMSEEGLQKRSATTDLGGTMRLGAYDAKLSPNSKVAAQYGETDISERHRHRYEVNSHYIPKLEEGGLIFSGMSPDGELPEIVERPDHPWFIGVQFHPELKSRPFDPHPLFTGFIGASLEHSRLM
- the trxB gene encoding thioredoxin-disulfide reductase yields the protein MSDIKHTKLLVLGSGPAGYTAAIYAARAGLKPIVVQGVQPGGQLTTTTDVENYPGFRNVIQGPWLMEEMKAQAEHVGTETVWDHINEVDLESRPFRLKGDAGEYTCDTLVIATGAQAKWLGLPSEEHAKGKGASACATCDGFFYRGKKVAVIGGGNTAVEEALYLTNHSDDVTLIHRRDELRAEKILQDRLFANEKIKVLWDHTVEEFVLDGDPEGLVGLDVKSTKTGEVSRVECEGAFVAIGHAPATELFQGKLAIDSDGYIEVEPGTPRTSIPGVYACGDVMDKHYRQAVTAAGTGCMAALDAERYLAELEFAEKEAAE